Genomic DNA from Cupriavidus pauculus:
CCGACGGCCGCGAGAATCAGCGAGCCGAAGAAATTGAGGCCCAGCACCGATACCACCGCGTAGGCGATATAGGCACCCAGCGCATAGAGCTCGCCGTGCGCGAAGTTGACGACCCGCATGATGCCGAAGATCAGCGTCAGGCCGATGCCCAGCAACGCATAGGTCGCCCCAAGCACGAGTCCGTTCAGCGCATGCTGCAGGAACGATTCCACTGTGTTTCCCCTGTCCGTGCGTGGCTGCGGTATTACTTCACCGCGACCGCGCCATCCTTGAGCTCGACCACATAGATGTTCGGCTCGGCCTGGCCGCTTTCCTTGCCGGCGGGGCCCTCCTTGATGAACGCGATGTCGCCGTTCACGCCCTTGAGCTTGACCTTCCACAGCGCGTCGCGGATGGCGGCCGGCTCGGCCTTGCCGGCCACGCGGATGGCTTCGGCGATGGTCAGGATGGCGTCATAGCCGCGGAAGCCTTCGGTCTGGCCGGCGAAGTCGAGCTTGCGCGCGTTCCAGCCTTCCACGAAGTCCTTTGCCACTTCCGGATACTTCGCACGTTCCACGGCCCACGGCGCGAAGAACAGCAGATGCTGGCTCGCGTAGCCCTTCGGGCCCGGCGTCTTCAGCAGCGGCTCCGGGAACGAGCCGCCGGTCGTGATGATGCGTTGCGGCAGGCGCTGCTCGGCCGCCTGACGAATCGCGAGCGTCAGCTGCTCGATGCCCGACGTGACGATCAGCGTGTCCGCGCCCGTGCTCTTGAGCGAGGCGAGCTGCGCCGACAGGTCGGTGGCGTCGGGCGCCATCGTTTCCGTGCGGCCTACCGCGATACCCTTGCCTTCGAGCGCCTTGCGGAACTCGGCGGCGGCACCGAGACCCCAGTCGTTGTTGACCGACAGGAAGTCCACCTTCTTGATGGCGGGGCTGAACGAGGCCAGATGCCTGGCGAATGCCGCGGCTTCCATTGCCGACGTCGGGCTCGTGCGGAAGATCCACGGATTGCCCGCGGTCGTGATCTTCGTCGACGACGCGGTCTCCACGACCATCGGCACGCCATACTCGACCAGCTTCGGCATGACGGCGAGCGTGAACGTGGAGCTCCACGCGCCCATCAGCACGGGCACCTTGTCCTTGAGGATCAGCTTCTCGGCCGAGTTGACCGCTTCGCGCGGGTTCGACTTGTTGTCCTCGATCACCAGCTCGATCTTGCGGCCCAGCACGCCGCCACGGCTATTGATGACGTCCGCCGCGATGCGCGCGCCGTTGGTCACGTAGGTGCCCGACGCGGCCACCGCGCCGGTCAGCGGCTCGGTGACGCCGATCTTGATCGTTTCCTGTGCCTGCGCGGACGACGCGCCGTAGGCGAGAACGCACGTGGCCACCAGAGTGGCGGCATGACGGATGGGGGCGCTGCGCTTGCTGCGGATCCACATGGGGATCTCCTTGTTCGAGATGAGACAGGACGATGGGTTACTGCAAGGGATGGAATCAGGCGGCATTCTTGCGGCCGCGCCACCACTGGCGCAGCCATGCCTTGAACACGCTCCACAGGTCGATGGAGGCCGACGCCGGCGCGGGTGCCGCGACAGCGGCGACAGCGGTGGGCGCACCGAGGGCCGCCTCCGCGCTCGCCGTGCGCGCGGCAACCTCGGCGGCCATCGGCGTCTCCGCGGGCAACGCCGCCTGCAAGTTCGCCGCAAACTCGCGCGTCAGCTGTTCTGCCAGCGCCCGCACGATGCCCTCGCGGCTGAACTGCGCCAGCGCGCCCGTCACCGTATAGTCCACGGCCACGACGACCTCGGTCCCGGTGCCGTCCGGCTGCAGCGCGAACCGCGCCACTCCCTTGACGCGGCTTTGCGTCTTGCCATCGACGGCCGACCCGCTGAACGCGCCACTGCGGGCAGCGGCGTCCTGCTCCAGCTCGCCCTGCCCCTTGAAGCGCGCGGCGATCGGGCCGAGCTTGACCTGAAACAGCAGCGGCACCTTGTTGCCTTCCACCGCCGCATCGTCCGGAATGGACGCACCGGGCAGGCAGTTGACCAGCAGGCGGACATCCTGGAATGCCTGCCATACGGCGTCCGGCGCGGTAGACAGCGTGAAACGTTGTTCGATTTCCATGCAGCGCTCCTCAGGCGGCCAGTTCGGGTTGCGCACGGCGCTCGCGCAGCACGCGCTGGATGGCGCGCACGATGCCGATATATCCCGTGCAGCGGCACAGGTTGCCCGCCAGTTCTTCCTGAATCCGCGCTTCGTCCGCGTCGGGCAGGCGCAGGACGATGTCCCGGGCGGTCATCAGCATGCCGGGCGTGCAATAGCCGCATTGGAGCGCGTGCTCCGCCGTGAAGGCCGCGCGCAGCTGCGCCATCACGGCGTCGTCGTCGAACGCCTCGAGCGTGCGCACCGCCTTGCCGACGAAGCGCACCGCCGATTGCAGGCACGACCGCTGCGGCGTGCCGTCGATCTCCACCGTGCACGCGCCGCACACACCGTGCTCGCAGCCGATATGCGTGGCCGTCAGGCCGCAGTGGTCGCGCAGTGCGTCGGCCAGGTGCG
This window encodes:
- a CDS encoding ABC transporter substrate-binding protein, with protein sequence MWIRSKRSAPIRHAATLVATCVLAYGASSAQAQETIKIGVTEPLTGAVAASGTYVTNGARIAADVINSRGGVLGRKIELVIEDNKSNPREAVNSAEKLILKDKVPVLMGAWSSTFTLAVMPKLVEYGVPMVVETASSTKITTAGNPWIFRTSPTSAMEAAAFARHLASFSPAIKKVDFLSVNNDWGLGAAAEFRKALEGKGIAVGRTETMAPDATDLSAQLASLKSTGADTLIVTSGIEQLTLAIRQAAEQRLPQRIITTGGSFPEPLLKTPGPKGYASQHLLFFAPWAVERAKYPEVAKDFVEGWNARKLDFAGQTEGFRGYDAILTIAEAIRVAGKAEPAAIRDALWKVKLKGVNGDIAFIKEGPAGKESGQAEPNIYVVELKDGAVAVK
- a CDS encoding SRPBCC family protein; the protein is MEIEQRFTLSTAPDAVWQAFQDVRLLVNCLPGASIPDDAAVEGNKVPLLFQVKLGPIAARFKGQGELEQDAAARSGAFSGSAVDGKTQSRVKGVARFALQPDGTGTEVVVAVDYTVTGALAQFSREGIVRALAEQLTREFAANLQAALPAETPMAAEVAARTASAEAALGAPTAVAAVAAPAPASASIDLWSVFKAWLRQWWRGRKNAA
- a CDS encoding (2Fe-2S)-binding protein translates to MSAPELNFPEVRATRIDLDVNGRRYALEIEDRTHLADALRDHCGLTATHIGCEHGVCGACTVEIDGTPQRSCLQSAVRFVGKAVRTLEAFDDDAVMAQLRAAFTAEHALQCGYCTPGMLMTARDIVLRLPDADEARIQEELAGNLCRCTGYIGIVRAIQRVLRERRAQPELAA